From a region of the Sulfuriferula plumbiphila genome:
- a CDS encoding phenylacetate--CoA ligase family protein translates to MYTAFAANILFPLHERLKHHTTVAVRRGMEETQWWDTKRLQALQLERLRALLMHAQAHVPYYRELFGRTGFNPGALRDPGDLARLPFLTKAEIRAHLEKLKADNAIGLARFNTGGSSGEPLIFLIGRERVSHDVAAKWRATRWWGVDIGDPEIVVWGSPIELGAQDRVKQLRDKLLRTKLLPAFEMSAQKLDAFIGEIRAMRPKMLFGYPSALAHIARHADGHGIAMNDLGIKVAFVTSEALYDHQRSQIEKTFGCPVANGYGGRDAGFIAHQCPAGGMHLTAEDIIVEIVDAAGRVLPHGESGEIVVTHLATGDFPFIRYRTGDVGVLDDQPCACGRGLPLLKAIEGRSTDFVVAQDGTVMHGLALVYMIRDLPGVRQFKVVQENLQLTRVLLATDRQFDEANIGKILSGIQQRLGSDVRVEIERMNEVPKEKSGKYRYVVSHVAPPSGASSGRRDAA, encoded by the coding sequence ATGTACACAGCCTTCGCCGCCAATATCCTGTTCCCGCTGCACGAGCGACTCAAACACCACACAACTGTTGCGGTGCGCCGTGGCATGGAAGAGACCCAGTGGTGGGATACAAAACGTCTGCAGGCTTTGCAGCTGGAACGCCTGCGCGCCCTGCTCATGCACGCGCAGGCGCATGTGCCGTACTACCGCGAGCTGTTCGGGCGCACCGGTTTCAACCCCGGCGCGCTGCGCGATCCGGGCGATCTGGCGCGGCTGCCGTTCCTGACCAAGGCCGAAATCCGCGCCCATCTGGAAAAACTCAAGGCGGACAACGCCATCGGTCTGGCGCGCTTCAATACCGGCGGTTCCAGCGGTGAGCCGCTGATTTTCTTGATTGGCCGCGAACGCGTCAGTCACGATGTCGCCGCCAAGTGGCGCGCCACGCGCTGGTGGGGCGTGGACATCGGCGACCCGGAGATCGTGGTGTGGGGATCGCCGATTGAACTCGGTGCGCAGGACCGGGTGAAGCAATTGCGCGACAAGCTGCTGCGCACGAAATTGCTGCCCGCGTTTGAAATGTCCGCGCAAAAACTCGACGCTTTCATCGGCGAGATTCGTGCCATGCGCCCGAAAATGCTGTTCGGCTACCCGTCCGCGCTGGCGCATATCGCGCGCCACGCCGACGGGCATGGTATCGCCATGAACGATCTGGGCATCAAAGTCGCCTTCGTCACCTCCGAGGCGCTGTACGACCACCAGCGCTCACAAATTGAAAAGACTTTCGGTTGCCCGGTCGCGAATGGCTACGGCGGGCGCGACGCCGGCTTCATCGCGCACCAGTGCCCGGCAGGCGGGATGCACCTCACCGCCGAGGACATCATCGTGGAAATCGTGGATGCAGCAGGCCGCGTGTTGCCGCACGGCGAATCGGGCGAAATCGTGGTGACGCATCTGGCCACCGGCGATTTCCCGTTTATCCGTTATCGTACCGGCGATGTCGGCGTGCTTGATGACCAGCCCTGCGCCTGCGGACGCGGCCTGCCGCTGCTGAAAGCCATCGAAGGGCGCAGCACCGATTTCGTGGTGGCGCAGGACGGCACGGTGATGCACGGTCTGGCGCTGGTGTATATGATCCGCGATCTGCCCGGCGTGCGCCAGTTCAAGGTGGTGCAGGAAAATCTGCAACTGACGCGTGTCCTGCTCGCTACCGACCGTCAGTTTGACGAGGCGAACATCGGCAAAATCCTGTCGGGTATCCAGCAACGCCTGGGCTCGGACGTGCGCGTGGAGATAGAACGGATGAATGAAGTGCCCAAGGAAAAATCCGGTAAATACCGTTATGTAGTCAGCCATGTGGCGCCGCCATCCGGTGCCAGCAGCGGCAGGAGAGACGCAGCATGA